DNA sequence from the Sinomonas terrae genome:
CAGAGTGGTGTCCGAGACACGGGCGGGCACAACGCTCGTTGCAGCGCTCAGAGCCATGGCCGTCAGACTCGACATCGCACCCATCTCACGGTTCGTCGACGGTCTCGTCGTCGCGATCGAGCGCGGCACTCCGCTTGCAGACGTGCTTCGAGCCCAGGCTCAGGACGTTCGTGACGCGGCCAAACGAGACCTCATGGAGGCAGCAGGCCGCAAGGAAATCGGCATGATGGTGCCGCTCGTCTTTGGAATCCTTCCTCTCACCATTCTGTTTGCGGTCTTTCCCGGGTGTCAACGGCCAGTTGGTTTTCCCCGTGGACGGCCAGTTGTTTTCCCCGGTGGCGGCCATCTTTCCTCCCCACGTATGGCCAGTTGATTCCCCGGTTCGGGTTTGGACTGTCTGTCGGGTCAGCGGAAGGGCGTCACCCCCTTGCCGGAGGCGGCTTGGGCGAGGCGGTAGGACTCGCCCTTGGTCTCGACCCGGTGGGCGTGGTGCATGAACCTGTCCACCGTCGCGGTCGCGATGGTCTTGGGCATGATCTCGTCGAATCCGGCCGGGGCGAGGTTCGAGCTGACCGCCATCGCCCGGCGCTCGTAGGCGGCGTCCACGAGGCGGTAGAACCCCTCGGCGGCGTCTGGGGAGACCGGGAGCAGGCCTATGTCGTCCACGATGATCAGATCGCTGCGCACGACCCTGGTCAGGGCCCGGGCGATGGAGTCGTCGGCGCGGTGCTTGCGCACCAGGGCGCCGAGATCCTCGATCCCGAACCAGGACACGATCATGCCGGCCTCGACTGCCGCGTGGCCGAGCGCCTCGCAGAAGTGCGACTTCCCAGTCCCCGACGGCCCGTAGATCGCGAGATTCTCCCGCCGGCGGACCCATTCGAGGGACTTGAGTGCTTCCTGGGTCGGGCGCGGGATCGGGGAGAGCTCCTCGTCCCAGTCGCCGAAGGTCTTCCCTGCCGGGAAGCCGGCGGATTTGCGGCGGGTGATCAGGTTGGCGCGGTCGCGGCCGGCGACTTCCTCCGCGAGCAGGACCCGCACGAGCTCGGCCGGGTCCCAGCGCTGGGCCTTCGCCGTGGGGATCAGGTTCGTGAGCGCCTTGCGCATGTGGGGCAGCTTCAGCCGGCGGGTCAGCTCCAGGGCCTCGGCCAGCGGGTCGCCGTGGGCGCGGGCGACCACGGTCTGCATCGTTGTGATCGTCACCGGTCCTCCTCCTCGCCCGTCATGTCGGCGGCGGCGGGCTCTGAGCCATCGAGGCGGCCCCAGCCGCCCGTGCCCGGCTGGAGGGAATGGGCCTCGGAGGCCCGGGAGGGCTCCACGTGGGCGAGCCCGGCCTGGTAGCCCAGGATCGAGACCAGGTCCCTGTCGGCGAACCTGCCCGTCGTCGCGGCCGTGCCCAGGGCCCGGTCGACCTGGTCGGTGCCGTAGAGCTTGGCGAACGCAACGGCCTCGGCCATCTTCGCGCGGATCCGCCTGGCTCCCGCGGCGGCGGCCTCGACCAGCCACGCCTTGGCACCCGCGCCGAGCATCAGGAACGCTGCCTCCTCCGGGGTGGTCGCCCTGGGCTGGCGGTCCGCGGCCTCATCCGCCCGGGGCGGGTAGTGCGCGTCGTCCAGGACTGGGGTCCCGGGACGCCCGGTCGCATGCCGGGCCACCTCGCGGGCCTCCCCGCGCTCGGCCACGGAGGTGACGATGACCTCCTCGCCCGCCTCGCGCACCCAGACCCTGGTGTTGGCCAGCTCGTGCGGGACCGAGTACCGGACCCCGTTCATCGACACGGTCGCGTCCCAGTTCACCCGGCGGGTGGTCCCGAACACCACCGTGAACGGCGCCTTCGGAAGCAGATGCAGCCGCTCCCGCTCCGCAGCGAGCATCGCCGCCGGCGCCTGCCGTGTCTCCCGGTGCGGGCGGGCGTTGACCTCGTCGCAGAAATCGTGGCACGCCTTCTCCAACTGCCCGAAGGTGCGGTACTCCTCGAGCAGGTTCGCCGCCGTGGGCACCAGATCCGCCTTCGAGATCCGCACCGTGGACTCCGAGCCGCCCTTGGACTGCGGGTCGGCGGGAACGCAGGTGCGCACGGTCATCCCGTAGTGGCGGCCCATCTCCACGATCTGCGGGTTGCGCACCGCGACCCTGGCGATGTGGTCGGCGGTCACGGTGCGCTCGTTGTCGGTCAGCGCGAACGCCGGGACCCCGCCCATCCTGCGCAGCGTGGCATCCATGCACGCCACGACCGTCGGCAGGCTCTTGTCCCAGATCGGGATCACGACGCGGAACCGCGACCACGCCAGCCACGCGCACCACAGCAGCGTCGCCCGGCCCCCGATCCTCGGCCCCCATCCGTAGTCCCACTGCAGCCACAGCCCAGGCTCGACGATCCAGGGGCGGAACACGCGCCGCCGCCCCGCCGCGAACTGCGCCTTGGCCTCCGCGACCGTGCGCCTCGTGGTCCTCTCCGCGCCGGTGAACCCCATCGCGACCAGCCGCTCATGGACCACATCCGCCCGGACCCGGCCTCCCGAGCGCTCGACGAGTTCTTCGATCTTCGGCAGGAACCCGTCGATCGGCCTGGCCCGCTGCCCCTTCTCGCGATCCGGCCCTCCGGCAGCCCGCAGCTTCACATACCTGGCCACCGTGTGATGGTCACACCCCGCGAGCTCCGCTGCGGCACGGTAGCTGCCGGTGAGGTCATACGCCTCAAGAATCTCCATGATCTCCTCGTTGCTCTTCATCCGCGATCATCACCACGACCGGCGGAAGGAATCCCGCACCCGGGGAGAACAACTGGCCGTGGACGGGGAGAAAGAACTGGCCGTCAGCGGGGAACTATCTGGCCGCCAATGGGGAGAATCTCATGGCCGCTGACACCCGGGTTTGCGAGCATCGCGCTTGGACCGTGACTGCTGCTCCCCAAGACCATCCAGCTACTGCGCCAAAACCATCGGCAACAACACCGAATCGACAACACCGAAAGGGAATCATGAACACCATCACCCCTTACTTCTTGCACGCGACAAGGAGAGCCGGCGCACAGGCCCTAGTCCTCAGCGGTCGGGTTTCGGGCGGCAGCCCTCGGGGATCTCGTTGTTCCGAACGCGACCGCGGAGACGTGCCCGGCTGGGTGATGATCACATTGATGAGCGCTGTGCTCGTCATGGGCCTGCTGGCGATTGCCGCGCCCGCTCTCGAAGGCTTGTTCCAGCAAGCGATCAGCAAGGTGAGCAAGTAGCGCACATGTTGCGCCCGCCGTCTCATCGATGGGATGTTCGCCCTATCGAGGCCGGTTCAGCTCCTGCTGACTTCGTGCTCGTCGGCAGCTTTCTGACCGTCCTCTTCCTCGCCATCGTCCAACTGACGCTCGTCCTTCACGTGCGAAATACGCTGGCCGATGCAGCGTCCTCAGGGGCACGTTACGGTGCGCTTGCAGACCGGGGGCTCTCAGATGCGAGCGGACGTGCAGCCGAGCTCGCGAGGGCGGCGCTCGGCCCGGCCTTCGGGTCGGACGTGACAGCCGCGCGGGCGACGACGGCGCATGGAACGTCGCTCCTCGAAGTCCGGGTGCGCGCTCCTCTGCCTCTTGTCGGTTTCGTAGGCCCTCCCGGCGTCCTCGAAGTGTCCGGTCATGCGCCCGTTCCATAATCGGTTCCGCATTGCCCGCTCGGCTGCTTACGGGACCTTGGACACGAAACCTGACGCTGGCGCATCCAAGGTTGACGCATCCAGCGCGGGGCACCCTAAATTCCTCAACGGCGAAACGGGGAGCGCCGTGGTCGAGTTCATCGCGCTCGGCGTCCTACTGCTTGTTCCGGTGGTCTATTTCGTGCTGACCGTCGGCATCCTCCAAGGTGCAACGTATGCCGCTGCGGGCGCTGCCGATCATGCGGCCAAGGCGTTCGCCGCAGCACCTGATGTCGCGGTTGCCCACGCGCGGGCGGAGGAATCAGTTCGTGTAGTCGTAGGGGATTTCGGGATGGAAGCCGGAAGGGCGAGCTTCAGCGTGACGTGCAGTCGTGCCGATTGCCTCGAAGCCGGAAACGTCGTCACGGTGAGCGTAGAGATCGAGGCCCCACTCCCGCTCACAGAAGCGTGGGGACAAGGCGGGCCCGATGCTGGACGTATCACGGCAAGAGCTACTCAGGTCGTCGGGCGGTACCGGTGAACGCGGTACCGGCGAGGGCGGCAACTCAGAACGACCATCATGCGAGGGGCCGCTGCGTAAGAGGTGTCCTCCGAAGACGGGTCAGCGCTGTCCTCCGAGGAAGCGAAAGGCTAGGACGTGACCGCGAATCCGGTCAGATCCTCCTTCTGCTCGCTGGATATGTTGTGCTGTGCCTGATGGTCGCGTCCGTAGTCACGGGAGTTTCTGCAGTTCACATCGAGCGCCAACGCCTGCTCTCGACGGCAGACGGGGCGGCACAAGCAGCGGCCGACAGCTTCACGTTCGGCGACCTCGTCCGCGACACTGGGCGCCCCGGGGCCGTCCTGAGATCTGAACGAGTGCGTGGCGCAGTAGACACTTTCCTCCAGGAGAGCGGTGCGGATCAGCGCTTCGAGGGCTTCACCGTAAGCAGTCCCACGGGTTCGCCTGACAGCCGCAGCGCACGGGTGACCCTCGGCGCCGTCGTCCGCTTTCCTCTCGCGAGCATCCTGCTGCCGGAGGGCATTCAGATCGAGGTGACCTCGATTGCGCGGGCGCGACTTGGCCGCTGACCGATGACGTAACCTTGGAGGGTTATGGCTGAGATCGACTTTCCCGCAGAAATCCGCGCCCTCCGGAACACCCACGACTCCATCGAGCAGGTGACGGACGTGGACGCGCTGCGCGGCGAAATCGCCGAGCTCAGCGAGGCCGCAGGGGCTCCCGACCTCTGGGACGACCCCGCGAAAGCCCAGCAGGTCACCTCCCGTCTGTCCCACCGTCAGTCGGAGCTCGAACGCGTCGAGAAGCTCGGAACGCGTATCGACGACCTCGAGGTGCTCGTCGAGCTCGCCCACGAGGAATCCGACCCCGAATCCCTGGCTGAAGCGGCAAAGGAGCTCGAGTCGATCCGGAAGGCCCTTGAAGAGCTCGAGGTCGTGACTCTGCTCAACGGCGAGTATGACGAGCGCGAGGCGGTCGTCACGATTCGTTCCGGCGCCGGTGGGGTGGATGCCGCTGACTTCGCCGAGATGCTCATGCGCATGTACCTCCGCTGGGCCGAGCGGAGAGGTTATGCAACAAAGGTCATGGACACCTCCTACGCGGAAGAAGCAGGAATCAAGTCCGCGACCTTCGAGGTCAACGCTCCATTCGCCTACGGCACCCTTTCCGTTGAAGCCGGCACCCACCGCTTGGTCCGTATCAGCCCGTTCGACAATCAGGGACGCAGGCAGACGTCGTTCGCCGCCGTCGAAGTCATTCCGCTCATCGAGCAGACCGACTCCATCGAGATCCCGGACAACGAGATCCGCGTGGACGTGTTCCGCTCGTCCGGGCCGGGTGGCCAGTCGGTCAACACGACCGACTCGGCGGTCCGCCTGACCCACATTCCCACCGGGATCGTCGTCTCGATGCAGAACGAGAAGTCGCAGATCCAGAACCGGGCCGCGGCCATGCGCGTCCTCCAGTCTCGGCTCCTCCTGCTGAAGAAGGAACAGGAAG
Encoded proteins:
- the istB gene encoding IS21-like element helper ATPase IstB produces the protein MTITTMQTVVARAHGDPLAEALELTRRLKLPHMRKALTNLIPTAKAQRWDPAELVRVLLAEEVAGRDRANLITRRKSAGFPAGKTFGDWDEELSPIPRPTQEALKSLEWVRRRENLAIYGPSGTGKSHFCEALGHAAVEAGMIVSWFGIEDLGALVRKHRADDSIARALTRVVRSDLIIVDDIGLLPVSPDAAEGFYRLVDAAYERRAMAVSSNLAPAGFDEIMPKTIATATVDRFMHHAHRVETKGESYRLAQAASGKGVTPFR
- the istA gene encoding IS21 family transposase; the protein is MKSNEEIMEILEAYDLTGSYRAAAELAGCDHHTVARYVKLRAAGGPDREKGQRARPIDGFLPKIEELVERSGGRVRADVVHERLVAMGFTGAERTTRRTVAEAKAQFAAGRRRVFRPWIVEPGLWLQWDYGWGPRIGGRATLLWCAWLAWSRFRVVIPIWDKSLPTVVACMDATLRRMGGVPAFALTDNERTVTADHIARVAVRNPQIVEMGRHYGMTVRTCVPADPQSKGGSESTVRISKADLVPTAANLLEEYRTFGQLEKACHDFCDEVNARPHRETRQAPAAMLAAERERLHLLPKAPFTVVFGTTRRVNWDATVSMNGVRYSVPHELANTRVWVREAGEEVIVTSVAERGEAREVARHATGRPGTPVLDDAHYPPRADEAADRQPRATTPEEAAFLMLGAGAKAWLVEAAAAGARRIRAKMAEAVAFAKLYGTDQVDRALGTAATTGRFADRDLVSILGYQAGLAHVEPSRASEAHSLQPGTGGWGRLDGSEPAAADMTGEEEDR
- a CDS encoding TadE/TadG family type IV pilus assembly protein — its product is MLRPPSHRWDVRPIEAGSAPADFVLVGSFLTVLFLAIVQLTLVLHVRNTLADAASSGARYGALADRGLSDASGRAAELARAALGPAFGSDVTAARATTAHGTSLLEVRVRAPLPLVGFVGPPGVLEVSGHAPVP
- a CDS encoding pilus assembly protein TadG-related protein: MNAVPARAATQNDHHARGRCVRGVLRRRVSAVLRGSERLGRDRESGQILLLLAGYVVLCLMVASVVTGVSAVHIERQRLLSTADGAAQAAADSFTFGDLVRDTGRPGAVLRSERVRGAVDTFLQESGADQRFEGFTVSSPTGSPDSRSARVTLGAVVRFPLASILLPEGIQIEVTSIARARLGR
- the prfB gene encoding peptide chain release factor 2, with product MAEIDFPAEIRALRNTHDSIEQVTDVDALRGEIAELSEAAGAPDLWDDPAKAQQVTSRLSHRQSELERVEKLGTRIDDLEVLVELAHEESDPESLAEAAKELESIRKALEELEVVTLLNGEYDEREAVVTIRSGAGGVDAADFAEMLMRMYLRWAERRGYATKVMDTSYAEEAGIKSATFEVNAPFAYGTLSVEAGTHRLVRISPFDNQGRRQTSFAAVEVIPLIEQTDSIEIPDNEIRVDVFRSSGPGGQSVNTTDSAVRLTHIPTGIVVSMQNEKSQIQNRAAAMRVLQSRLLLLKKEQEDAEKKALAGDVKASWGDQMRSYVLNPYQMVKDLRTEHEVGNPAAVLDGDIDDFIDAGIRWRASQRQLAES